CGGCTGTCGTAGCTTCAGGCATGGTCAAAATCGAGGAGAAGAAATTTTCCAAGACCCGGGGCTATGTAGTCTGGGTAGGAGAGGACTACCTTGACCACGGTTTCCATCCCGACCTTCTGAGGTACTATCTCGCGAGCTACACCTCCCACACGAAAGAACTGAACTTCTCCTGGCGCGTGCTTCAAGAAAAAGTCAACACTGAGCTTGTGGCTGTACTCGGGAATTTCCTGTACCGAACAATGCTTTTCGCTTTCAAGAATTTTGGGGAAGTTCCAGCAGGAGAACTCGAGCCTGCCATAAAAGAAGAGATCGAAAAAACTTTAAAAGAAGTAAAAGCAGCAATGGCTGAATATGAGTTCAAAAGAGCTGTTGATTCTGCAATGGCTCTTGCGTCTTTCGGAAACACTTACTTCCAGTCCCACGAACCATGGAGCCTGATAAAGCAGGACAAAGCAGCCTGCGGACATGTGATCTATAACTGCCTGCACCTGGCAAAAGCTCTCAGCCTTATATTTGAGCCTGTAATTCCGGAAACCGCAGAAACCGCCTGGAAAGAGCTCGGACAGGAAGAAGACCTGCATACTGCCCTGTATGACGAGGCTCTTGTGCCAATAAAAGCAGGCACAAAGCTTGCAAAACCCCAGATTCTCTTCACCAAACTCGAAGACGATAGGATAAAGGAGATGGAAGAGATCGCAAACCAGAGGGTAAAAGCTGCCAATGCGAAAGCTGCAGGAAAGGTGGAAGAAAAAGAGCCCTCGAAATCCGAAGGAATGGGCACTGCCAAAGACGTCGAAGAAGCAAAAAAAGCAGCCGCTGAGGAAAGAGAAATCCTTCCCACGATCGAGTATAAAGACTTTGCGAAACTCGATATCCGCGTAGGAAAGGTTTTACTTGCCGAACCCATAAAGAAGTCCAGAAAGCTTCTCAGGGTTGAAGTGGATATCGGCGAAGAAAAGCCAAGGCAGCTTGTTGCAGGCATGGCTCCTTATTACACTCCCGAAGAGCTTGTAGGTAAATATGTAATCGTACTTGCCAACCTGAAACCTGCGAAACTCTGCGGAGTAGAATCAAACGGCATGATGCTCGCCGCCGACGATTGTGCAAATGATATCGTAGCAGCCCTGACGCCGGACAAAGAGATAAAGCCCGGTTCAAGAATAAGGTGAAACAACTGCAACCTTTTTGATGAGAAAGGCTTCTGTTCACTCAGAAGTCATTTTGAATCTACGAATAATAGGACGCTTCCGCCAGTTAATCTGGCGGCGTCCGAGAAAAAGTAGAAGTAAGAGAAAAAGATAAAAGGCAGTTTGAGAAGAGTAATTCAAACTTAATATAAAAAATGATACAAAAGGCATTGAAAGAATAGTACATACATTACATCATAAGATGTATTAACTTTTATTTTTCTCCATCACCATCTCAAGGTAAGAAGTCCTGATCGAATCCTTTTCCCCGGCGTCAAACTGTTTTAGCAATTCAAATAATTTCGCCCTTGAGGTTTCAAGCTCAGTTTCATTTTCAGCCACGATTTCGACCTCAAGGAATTCTCCGAGCCCTTCAACAGCATCGAGGCAGATAGTTATTTCTCCTGCGCTGAAAACTTCTCTTTTTTTGCGGACTACTCCGGCTTCTCGGAAGCCGAGAGCATGCAGGATTTCTATTGTGGCAGCCTCGTCTACAGGAGTTTCAAATTCTTTCCGGGTTTTGGAAACGCTATCGAGTTTAGGACCTTTGTAGGTCAGTACAGCCTCGCCGTCTGAAGAACGGATTCGGAGTGCTTCATCGGTTTTCGCAAAATCCCTGTGAGGAGCTGCAAAATAAATGTCAGATTGGCTTTCAACACCTACTTTTATTGCCCCAATTTTATCCAGAATAGGGCGGGCTTTTGAATGATCTGCTCTGACCTTGACCTCGATTTCGATCATAGTTTCCAGATATCTCCAGTTAATTCCGGTTAAAATTGGCTGAATATTTAATATTAGATGCCTGCTTTGCTAAAAATTTACTTAAATAAGCTGGAAAAAATAGAATCCGGAAGATCCAGATCTTTTTATTCATCTATGGGGGTGAATTTAGTGCCGTAATAAATCATACCGCGTTTACCATCTTCCCCGAGTTTGCGGAAAACGGATCTTACTCTCATTCCAATATGAATCTTTTCCGGATCGCCAACTACCTGGGAGGTTAATCTGGGTCCTTCATCCAGCTGGATTATGGCGAGGGTGTAGGGAGCCTGAATCTCAAAACCTTCCGCAGCTGTGTGAATAAATGTATATGTTACTATTTCGCCAGTGCCTTTGAACGTATAAGGCTCAATCTCTCCTCCACGCCTGCAGTTCACACAGACATTGCGGGGGGGATAGAAATACTCCCCGCATTCACTACAGCGAGTACCTTCAAGATTGTACCGGCTGCCGAGATTTCTCCAAAATCTAGGAACGGAAGACATCTATATCACCTTTCCCTCGAAAAAATATGCACTACTGCTGTTGCACCTGACCCTCCGACATTGTGGGTCATGCCGTATTCTGCACCTTCTACCTGGCGCTTTCCTGCTTCTCCGCGCAGCTGAGTTACAATTTCTACAGCCTGTTTTATGCCTGTTGCCCCCACCGGGTGTCCACAAGCTTTAAGACCGCCGGATGTGTTGACAGGGATCCTGCCTCCAATTGCAGTTTC
The Methanosarcina thermophila TM-1 genome window above contains:
- the metG gene encoding methionine--tRNA ligase, with protein sequence MSKSSSKPVLVTCGLPYANGKAHIGHLRTYVPADIFVRSLRKEGREVTFVCGSDTHGTPIVVNAEELGITPKELVEIYHKHFDEIFKQLGIYFDAFGTTDDPENHNRTLDIVNRLIEKGYVYPKIIEIAYCPSCNRFLPDRYVEGSCPHCGETARGDECDQGCGKHLEPGELQNPVCTICGGPAEYKQQEHFFFKLSDFSDYLMDYLSNDLGGTSNARNYALGWVKQGLSDWCITRNLEWGVKFPGRDDLVVYVWVDAPIGYIAFTEQWAAKAGDSWEKYWKNDGEIVHFIGGDITYHHCIFWPAMLKGADYSVPTAVVASGMVKIEEKKFSKTRGYVVWVGEDYLDHGFHPDLLRYYLASYTSHTKELNFSWRVLQEKVNTELVAVLGNFLYRTMLFAFKNFGEVPAGELEPAIKEEIEKTLKEVKAAMAEYEFKRAVDSAMALASFGNTYFQSHEPWSLIKQDKAACGHVIYNCLHLAKALSLIFEPVIPETAETAWKELGQEEDLHTALYDEALVPIKAGTKLAKPQILFTKLEDDRIKEMEEIANQRVKAANAKAAGKVEEKEPSKSEGMGTAKDVEEAKKAAAEEREILPTIEYKDFAKLDIRVGKVLLAEPIKKSRKLLRVEVDIGEEKPRQLVAGMAPYYTPEELVGKYVIVLANLKPAKLCGVESNGMMLAADDCANDIVAALTPDKEIKPGSRIR
- the cyaB gene encoding class IV adenylate cyclase, with translation MIEIEVKVRADHSKARPILDKIGAIKVGVESQSDIYFAAPHRDFAKTDEALRIRSSDGEAVLTYKGPKLDSVSKTRKEFETPVDEAATIEILHALGFREAGVVRKKREVFSAGEITICLDAVEGLGEFLEVEIVAENETELETSRAKLFELLKQFDAGEKDSIRTSYLEMVMEKNKS
- a CDS encoding Zn-ribbon domain-containing OB-fold protein encodes the protein MSSVPRFWRNLGSRYNLEGTRCSECGEYFYPPRNVCVNCRRGGEIEPYTFKGTGEIVTYTFIHTAAEGFEIQAPYTLAIIQLDEGPRLTSQVVGDPEKIHIGMRVRSVFRKLGEDGKRGMIYYGTKFTPIDE